In the Lascolabacillus massiliensis genome, one interval contains:
- the trxB gene encoding thioredoxin-disulfide reductase produces the protein MNEKVRVLILGSGPAGYTAAIYAARANLNPVLYEGLEPGGQLTTTTEVENYPGYPDGVTGPAMMEDFKKQAIKYGAKVLPGRATAVDFSTRPLKVTIDNEKVIETDTVIISTGATAKYLGLEDETKYAGQGVSACATCDGFFYRKKKVAVVGGGDTACEEATYLSGLADKVYMIVRKPYLRASQIMQDRVMNNPKIEILFEHNAVGLFGDNGVEGVHLVKRMGEADEEKVDIAVDGFFLAIGHKPNTEIFKDYIELDNVGYIKTEHPYTRTNVEGVFACGDVADPIYRQAVTAAGTGCRAAMDAERYLSEKGL, from the coding sequence ATGAATGAAAAAGTTCGTGTACTGATCCTGGGATCAGGACCGGCAGGTTATACTGCGGCTATTTATGCTGCAAGAGCAAACCTGAACCCTGTACTTTATGAGGGTCTGGAACCAGGTGGTCAGCTAACAACCACAACTGAGGTAGAAAACTATCCAGGTTACCCTGATGGTGTAACAGGCCCGGCCATGATGGAGGACTTCAAAAAGCAGGCTATTAAATATGGTGCTAAAGTATTACCAGGGAGAGCAACTGCTGTTGATTTCTCGACACGTCCTCTGAAGGTGACTATTGATAACGAAAAGGTTATTGAAACTGATACTGTTATAATTTCCACAGGTGCTACTGCAAAGTATCTGGGACTAGAAGATGAGACTAAATATGCAGGTCAGGGTGTATCTGCATGCGCTACTTGTGACGGTTTCTTTTACAGAAAGAAAAAGGTTGCAGTTGTAGGTGGTGGCGACACTGCATGTGAAGAGGCTACTTACCTCTCAGGTCTTGCTGACAAGGTTTATATGATTGTTCGAAAACCATATCTGCGCGCTTCTCAGATTATGCAGGACAGAGTGATGAATAATCCAAAGATTGAAATATTGTTTGAGCATAATGCAGTAGGTCTGTTTGGAGATAATGGCGTTGAAGGAGTTCATCTTGTTAAAAGGATGGGTGAAGCAGATGAGGAAAAGGTGGATATAGCAGTTGATGGATTTTTCCTGGCCATTGGTCACAAACCTAATACAGAGATTTTCAAAGATTATATCGAACTCGATAATGTTGGGTACATTAAAACTGAGCATCCATACACAAGAACAAATGTTGAAGGAGTATTTGCTTGTGGTGATGTGGCAGATCCTATATATCGTCAGGCAGTTACTGCAGCAGGAACGGGTTGCCGTGCAGCTATGGATGCAGAACGTTATCTGAGCGAAAAAGGTTTATAA
- the uvrA gene encoding excinuclease ABC subunit UvrA: MTSETELINVYGARVHNLKNIDVTIPRDSLTVVTGLSGSGKSSLAFDTIFAEGQRRYIETFSAYARGFLGKLERPDVDKITGLSPVISIEQKTTNKNPRSTVGTTTEIYDFLRLLYARAGEAYSYITGEKMVKYTDEQILELILEKYIGRKIYILAPVVRNRKGHYKELFEQIRKKGYLNVRVDGDIREILPGMKVDRYKNHSIEILIDKLVVSNKFEDKLKASVRTAMKQGNGLILILDVEADEVRHYSRSLMCPTTGLSYSEPAPHNFSFNSPQGACPRCKGLGELDQVDIEKIIPNPDLSIAAGGIAPLGKEKSNMLFWQIAAICEKYGVTLKTAIKNIPEEAIDEILYGTNERLKIKNESLGNSNYMVSYEGVTKYIEMQQEDEASATAQKWAGQFITTSVCPECNGQRLNKEALHFKINEKNIAELADMDIQSLYNWFSESVTEVSEKQRLIVNEIKKEILSRLQFLLDVGLGYLSLSRASASLSGGESQRIRLATQIGSELVNVLYILDEPSIGLHQRDNRRLIDSLKKLRDTGNSVVVVEHDKDMMLASDYIVDMGPFAGRKGGEVVFAGTPEEMLKKNTLTSNYLNGKLEIAIPKNRRKGNGNYLKIIGASGNNLKKVSVALPLGTLTCITGVSGSGKSTLINDTLQPILSQKFYRSLKDPLPYESVEGIEHLDKVVSVDQSPIGRTPRSNPATYTGVFSDIRNLFAGMPEAKIRGYKPGRFSFNVKGGRCETCKGNGYKTVEMNFLPDVMVPCENCHGKRYNRETLEVRFKGKSIADVLDMTINVAVEFFENVPSILHKIKVLQEVGLGYIKLGQSSTTLSGGESQRVKLATELARTDTGNTMYVLDEPTTGLHFEDIRVLLTVLNKLVEKGNSVIVIEHNLDIIKCADYIIDLGPEGGERGGYILTTGTPEEIVKNRDSYTAVYLREELVQ; the protein is encoded by the coding sequence ATGACATCTGAAACAGAACTTATAAATGTGTACGGAGCTCGCGTACACAATCTTAAAAATATAGATGTAACAATCCCGCGCGACTCGCTGACGGTGGTTACCGGACTGAGTGGCAGTGGAAAATCATCTCTGGCTTTTGACACTATTTTTGCCGAAGGCCAGCGTCGTTATATAGAAACATTCTCAGCATATGCACGCGGTTTCTTAGGTAAACTTGAACGTCCCGATGTAGATAAGATTACAGGATTGAGCCCAGTAATCTCAATTGAACAAAAGACTACAAACAAGAACCCAAGATCGACTGTTGGAACCACAACTGAGATTTATGACTTCCTTCGTCTGCTGTATGCCCGTGCAGGGGAAGCCTATTCCTACATCACAGGCGAGAAGATGGTAAAATATACTGATGAACAGATTCTTGAACTAATTCTTGAGAAATATATCGGTAGGAAGATCTATATTCTTGCACCAGTTGTGAGGAACAGAAAAGGACACTACAAGGAACTATTTGAACAGATACGTAAAAAGGGTTATCTGAATGTGAGAGTAGACGGTGATATAAGGGAAATTCTACCCGGAATGAAAGTTGACCGCTACAAAAACCACAGCATAGAGATATTGATTGACAAGCTGGTGGTGTCAAATAAGTTTGAAGACAAGCTGAAAGCGAGTGTGAGAACAGCCATGAAGCAGGGAAACGGACTGATTCTTATATTGGATGTGGAAGCAGATGAGGTACGACATTATAGTCGCAGTTTAATGTGTCCCACTACAGGACTATCATACAGTGAGCCGGCCCCGCATAATTTCTCATTTAATTCGCCACAGGGAGCCTGCCCTCGCTGCAAGGGCCTTGGTGAACTGGATCAGGTGGATATTGAAAAGATAATACCTAATCCTGATCTAAGTATTGCAGCCGGTGGAATTGCTCCATTGGGTAAGGAGAAGAGCAATATGCTATTCTGGCAGATTGCTGCGATATGCGAAAAATATGGAGTAACCCTGAAAACAGCTATCAAAAACATTCCAGAGGAGGCTATTGATGAGATACTATATGGAACAAATGAGAGACTGAAAATAAAGAATGAGTCGCTTGGGAACTCCAACTACATGGTTTCTTACGAAGGAGTTACCAAATATATCGAGATGCAGCAGGAAGATGAAGCATCTGCTACTGCACAGAAATGGGCTGGACAGTTTATTACAACCTCAGTATGTCCGGAATGCAACGGTCAGCGCCTCAACAAGGAAGCCCTCCATTTTAAGATCAATGAAAAAAACATTGCAGAACTGGCCGATATGGATATACAGTCGCTTTACAACTGGTTTTCTGAATCCGTAACAGAAGTATCTGAAAAACAGAGATTGATTGTAAATGAGATAAAGAAAGAGATCTTGTCGCGATTACAGTTTCTGCTTGATGTGGGACTGGGCTACCTGTCCCTCTCACGTGCATCAGCATCACTATCGGGAGGTGAGAGTCAGCGTATCCGTCTTGCAACACAGATAGGATCTGAACTTGTAAATGTGCTTTACATTCTTGATGAACCAAGTATTGGACTACATCAGCGTGATAACCGCAGATTGATTGATTCACTGAAGAAACTGCGTGATACAGGCAATTCGGTTGTGGTGGTTGAGCATGACAAAGATATGATGCTGGCATCAGACTACATTGTTGATATGGGACCTTTTGCAGGCCGTAAAGGGGGAGAAGTAGTTTTTGCAGGCACCCCTGAAGAGATGCTGAAAAAGAATACCCTCACCTCAAATTACCTTAACGGCAAGCTTGAAATTGCTATTCCAAAAAACAGGAGAAAGGGAAACGGGAACTATCTAAAGATAATCGGTGCTTCGGGCAACAATCTGAAGAAGGTATCAGTAGCCCTTCCCCTGGGAACACTCACCTGTATAACCGGAGTATCGGGAAGCGGTAAATCCACACTTATAAATGACACACTTCAGCCAATACTTAGTCAGAAATTCTACAGGTCATTAAAAGACCCTCTACCATATGAGTCAGTAGAGGGAATAGAACATTTGGATAAAGTAGTCAGTGTTGACCAGTCGCCTATTGGCCGCACCCCCCGTTCTAACCCTGCTACTTATACCGGTGTATTCTCGGACATACGTAATCTTTTTGCCGGTATGCCGGAAGCAAAGATAAGAGGATATAAACCGGGAAGATTTTCATTTAATGTAAAGGGAGGCAGATGTGAAACATGCAAGGGCAACGGCTATAAAACAGTTGAAATGAATTTTCTACCAGATGTAATGGTTCCATGTGAAAACTGCCACGGTAAGCGATATAACCGCGAGACACTGGAAGTACGATTCAAAGGGAAATCCATTGCTGATGTACTTGATATGACAATAAATGTAGCGGTTGAATTTTTCGAAAATGTGCCATCAATACTGCATAAGATAAAGGTATTGCAGGAAGTAGGATTAGGATACATAAAACTTGGTCAATCGTCCACAACCCTTTCAGGCGGAGAGAGTCAGCGTGTGAAACTTGCCACTGAACTTGCCAGGACCGATACAGGCAATACCATGTATGTTCTGGATGAACCGACAACCGGACTACATTTCGAAGATATCAGAGTATTATTAACTGTACTCAATAAACTTGTTGAAAAGGGTAACAGCGTAATAGTAATTGAGCATAATCTTGATATAATAAAATGTGCAGATTATATAATCGACCTGGGTCCCGAAGGAGGTGAAAGAGGTGGCTATATTCTTACAACCGGAACTCCCGAAGAGATAGTTAAAAATAGAGATAGCTATACTGCTGTTTACCTGAGAGAAGAGTTAGTGCAATAA
- a CDS encoding FtsK/SpoIIIE family DNA translocase — protein MVKRKRKRTSPSKKKRTDWIHLFKSERTQFILGVIVAFVGIFMLLAIISFFFTGAADQSKVLNVSFWQLIRSSNLEVDNWTGAGGAFIAERLVNDWFGLFSSLIPIFFIYIGLRLMRVSKFSFIKALFATAFGLICGSISSAFILDNILPDSHVKWGGAHGIEIERFLESSIGWPGIILLIILFIVIIVVTVRRSNMHKIQQTLVDNKPSFLKFEESVESEATIEPDLPEKENKPGIFSKLFSSIKEKLSSNNGTDIEEETSPEEEIEEPIETETKTPESLSPKYVVKQDDDFEIIVPKDDETDSLPADDDKENKRDLSFITNGNQEAYDPKKDLSMFKFPTLDLLKVYNTGDREINMAEQNENKDKIISTLRNYGIEITSIKATVGPTITLYEIVPQAGVRISKIRNLEDDIALSLSALGIRIIAPMPGKGTVGIEVPNKDPQIVSMHSVLSSKRYQECNYELPVALGKTITNEVFIFDLTKMPHLLVAGATGQGKSVGLNAIITSLLYKMHPAEMKMVLIDPKMVEFNIYSIIENHYLAKLPDEDKPIITDVSKVTQTLNSLTKEMDDRYELLMKAHVRAIREYNEKFINRRLNPNNGHRYLPYIVVVIDEFGDLIMTAGKEIEMPIARIAQKARAVGIHMIIATQRPTTNIITGTIKANFPARMAFRVTSQIDSRTILDMSGANQLIGRGDMLFSQGSTLTRIQCAFVDTPELDDITKYIGKQQGYDAAYPLPEVISDAEAAPGAVDLNDRDVLFEEAARLIVVHQQGSTSLIQRKFSIGYNRAGRLMDQLEAAGIVGGAQGSKPREVFIQDEYSLEKLLDSLN, from the coding sequence ATGGTAAAAAGAAAAAGGAAAAGAACTTCCCCGTCCAAAAAAAAACGCACTGACTGGATTCATTTGTTTAAAAGTGAGCGTACTCAATTTATATTGGGAGTTATTGTAGCTTTTGTCGGAATCTTCATGCTTCTGGCAATTATATCATTCTTTTTTACCGGTGCTGCCGATCAGAGCAAGGTACTCAATGTATCTTTCTGGCAACTTATCCGATCATCTAACCTTGAGGTGGACAACTGGACAGGCGCAGGTGGTGCTTTTATAGCTGAAAGACTTGTAAACGACTGGTTCGGGTTATTCTCTTCACTAATACCAATCTTCTTTATTTATATTGGCCTGCGTCTGATGCGGGTTTCAAAGTTTTCTTTTATTAAGGCACTGTTTGCTACGGCATTTGGATTGATATGCGGATCCATTTCAAGTGCATTTATTCTTGACAATATACTTCCTGACTCACATGTAAAATGGGGAGGAGCCCACGGTATTGAGATTGAACGATTCCTGGAGAGCAGTATTGGCTGGCCAGGTATAATACTGCTGATAATTCTTTTTATAGTTATCATTGTTGTGACTGTTAGAAGAAGTAATATGCATAAAATTCAGCAGACGCTTGTGGATAACAAGCCTTCATTTTTGAAGTTTGAAGAATCTGTTGAATCAGAAGCAACTATTGAACCTGATTTGCCTGAAAAAGAAAATAAACCGGGCATTTTTTCAAAACTATTCAGTTCGATCAAAGAAAAGCTCTCTTCAAATAACGGTACCGACATAGAGGAAGAGACAAGTCCTGAAGAAGAGATAGAGGAACCAATTGAAACAGAGACAAAAACTCCTGAAAGCTTATCACCCAAATATGTGGTTAAGCAGGATGATGACTTTGAAATCATCGTTCCAAAAGATGATGAGACAGATTCTCTGCCTGCAGATGATGATAAAGAGAATAAAAGAGACCTCTCATTTATTACGAATGGAAACCAGGAGGCATATGACCCTAAAAAGGATCTTTCGATGTTTAAGTTTCCGACACTCGATCTTCTGAAGGTTTACAATACAGGTGACAGGGAGATAAATATGGCTGAGCAGAATGAGAATAAAGACAAAATCATCTCTACGCTCAGAAACTACGGAATCGAGATAACTTCGATAAAAGCAACAGTTGGACCAACCATCACACTATATGAGATTGTTCCACAGGCAGGTGTAAGAATATCCAAGATCAGGAATCTAGAAGATGATATTGCATTAAGTTTATCAGCACTTGGAATTCGTATTATTGCACCCATGCCAGGGAAAGGAACGGTTGGCATTGAGGTGCCAAACAAGGACCCTCAGATTGTATCTATGCATTCTGTTTTATCATCCAAGCGATATCAGGAGTGTAACTATGAGCTTCCTGTTGCATTAGGTAAAACAATTACCAACGAGGTTTTTATTTTTGACCTTACCAAGATGCCTCATCTACTGGTGGCAGGTGCTACTGGGCAGGGAAAATCGGTGGGACTAAACGCGATCATCACCTCTCTGCTATATAAAATGCATCCTGCTGAGATGAAGATGGTTCTGATAGACCCTAAGATGGTTGAGTTCAACATCTATTCTATTATAGAAAACCATTATCTTGCTAAACTTCCGGATGAAGATAAGCCTATAATCACAGATGTTTCAAAGGTGACACAGACTCTGAACTCACTTACAAAGGAGATGGATGATCGTTATGAGTTGCTCATGAAAGCTCATGTACGTGCTATCAGGGAGTACAATGAGAAATTTATAAACAGGAGGTTAAATCCAAACAATGGTCACAGATATCTGCCATATATTGTTGTGGTAATTGATGAGTTTGGTGACCTTATTATGACTGCCGGCAAAGAAATTGAGATGCCAATTGCCCGTATTGCACAAAAGGCACGAGCTGTTGGTATACATATGATTATAGCCACACAGAGACCTACAACAAATATTATAACCGGTACAATCAAGGCTAACTTCCCTGCCAGGATGGCTTTCCGTGTAACATCGCAAATCGACTCCCGCACTATACTCGACATGAGTGGTGCCAACCAGCTTATTGGACGAGGTGATATGCTTTTCTCACAGGGAAGTACGCTGACACGTATTCAGTGCGCATTTGTGGATACACCTGAGCTGGATGATATAACTAAATACATAGGAAAACAACAGGGCTATGATGCTGCTTATCCTCTGCCTGAAGTGATCTCGGATGCAGAAGCAGCTCCAGGTGCTGTTGATTTGAACGATAGGGATGTGCTGTTTGAAGAGGCGGCTAGATTAATTGTTGTACATCAGCAAGGATCAACTTCACTTATTCAGCGTAAGTTCTCGATTGGGTATAACCGTGCCGGCCGACTAATGGATCAACTGGAAGCAGCCGGAATTGTGGGCGGGGCACAGGGCAGTAAACCGCGTGAAGTATTTATTCAGGACGAGTATTCACTTGAAAAGCTGCTTGATTCATTGAATTAA
- a CDS encoding LolA family protein — protein MKRLASILLVLSITVIAIAQDSSQSRAILDKTHSAYMLSDGIKLSFTSAMGEAGSNDFDSQKGEAFIKGNKFRLEMEDMIIWFDGTTQWVLLKDVDEVNISNPTESELATVSPVALLSIYKEGYTLKAPVTKTVNGKSVYSIDMNPIAVNSDIKSISVAVDKTNNRLVQVILTMSNDLLTKIDITDYNDNFKYNDSEFTFNKNNHPGVEIVDLR, from the coding sequence ATGAAACGTTTAGCATCAATACTTCTGGTTTTATCAATTACAGTAATCGCCATTGCGCAAGACTCATCACAGTCAAGAGCTATACTTGATAAAACTCACTCAGCATACATGCTGTCTGATGGTATTAAATTATCGTTCACCTCTGCTATGGGTGAGGCTGGATCAAATGATTTTGATTCTCAAAAAGGGGAAGCATTCATTAAAGGTAACAAGTTCAGACTTGAGATGGAAGATATGATTATATGGTTTGACGGAACTACTCAATGGGTACTACTTAAAGATGTTGATGAAGTAAATATAAGCAACCCTACAGAGAGTGAACTGGCCACTGTTAGTCCTGTAGCACTTTTAAGTATATATAAAGAGGGATATACATTGAAAGCACCTGTAACAAAAACTGTTAACGGAAAGAGCGTGTATTCGATAGATATGAACCCAATTGCAGTAAACAGTGATATAAAGTCGATATCAGTCGCAGTTGACAAAACCAACAATCGTCTTGTTCAGGTAATTTTAACCATGAGTAATGATTTGCTTACCAAGATAGATATCACAGACTACAATGATAACTTCAAGTATAACGACAGTGAGTTTACTTTCAATAAAAACAATCATCCCGGTGTTGAAATTGTGGATCTCAGGTAG
- the tpx gene encoding thiol peroxidase: MANITFKGNPVTTVGELPVKGNTAPDFSLVDGKLNEVKLSDYRGKNVVLNIFPSLDTGTCAASVRRFNKEAAALNNTVVLGISADLPFAAGRFCSAEGIENVVTLSNFRDESFGKDYGLLMTDGPLKGLLARAVVVVNPEGKVVYTELVPEIAQEPDYNSAINSIV; encoded by the coding sequence ATGGCAAATATTACGTTTAAAGGCAACCCTGTGACTACGGTCGGAGAACTTCCTGTGAAGGGAAATACAGCTCCCGATTTTAGTTTAGTTGATGGCAAACTTAATGAAGTTAAACTTTCTGACTACAGAGGAAAAAATGTTGTACTCAACATTTTCCCAAGTCTGGATACCGGCACATGTGCTGCTTCAGTAAGACGTTTCAATAAAGAAGCTGCTGCTCTCAACAATACAGTGGTACTTGGAATATCTGCCGACCTGCCATTTGCAGCAGGAAGATTTTGCTCTGCAGAGGGCATAGAAAATGTAGTTACTCTTTCGAACTTCCGCGATGAATCTTTCGGTAAAGATTATGGCCTTCTTATGACTGATGGCCCGCTGAAGGGACTACTTGCCCGAGCGGTAGTAGTTGTAAATCCGGAAGGGAAAGTAGTATATACAGAACTGGTTCCTGAGATTGCACAAGAGCCGGATTATAATTCTGCAATCAACTCGATAGTGTAG
- a CDS encoding lytic transglycosylase domain-containing protein — translation MKKSLLFSLVILLAALVTSVVLLTSGNDPVKTEIEKPQVLSMTASVSIPERMTFAGEEIVFDRYDKRERMDRELNSFTYFHSTTMLLIKRANRVFPIIEPILKREGIPDDMKYLAVIESNLDHRAVSPASAVGLWQFIQTAGRENGLEIRSEVDERYHIEKSTVAACKYLKNAYRRYGSWSAASMSYNGGQGRITNELRNQKAEDALDLWLVEETTRYYYRMLAIKQIFENPQQYGFVIKPEHLYKPMEFKKVDVTNTIPDLVSFAREHGITYAQLKDFNSWLRSDKLNNASGKKYTILIPTEEDLYYKKGGKPKVHNPAWVVD, via the coding sequence ATGAAAAAATCACTGCTTTTCTCCTTAGTTATTCTACTGGCCGCACTTGTGACCAGTGTAGTTTTATTGACATCTGGAAACGATCCGGTAAAAACTGAGATTGAAAAGCCTCAGGTGCTTTCGATGACAGCCTCAGTTTCTATTCCTGAAAGAATGACATTTGCGGGTGAGGAGATTGTTTTCGACCGTTATGATAAACGAGAGAGAATGGACCGGGAGCTGAACAGTTTCACCTATTTCCACTCAACGACAATGCTGTTGATAAAGAGGGCAAACCGCGTTTTTCCTATTATTGAACCGATACTTAAGAGAGAAGGTATTCCTGATGATATGAAATATCTTGCAGTGATTGAAAGCAATCTTGATCACAGAGCAGTATCACCTGCCAGTGCGGTTGGTTTATGGCAGTTTATACAGACGGCTGGTCGTGAAAACGGACTTGAAATAAGATCTGAAGTAGATGAGAGGTATCATATAGAAAAATCAACTGTTGCTGCATGCAAGTATCTCAAAAATGCATATAGGAGATATGGGTCATGGAGTGCTGCTTCAATGTCTTATAACGGAGGACAGGGAAGAATTACAAATGAACTGAGAAATCAGAAAGCAGAAGATGCACTTGATTTGTGGCTGGTGGAGGAAACCACCCGTTATTACTACCGTATGCTTGCAATAAAACAGATCTTTGAGAATCCGCAGCAATATGGTTTTGTAATAAAACCGGAACATCTTTACAAGCCCATGGAGTTTAAAAAGGTAGATGTTACAAATACAATACCCGACCTTGTATCATTTGCCCGTGAACATGGTATTACTTATGCACAATTAAAGGATTTCAACTCTTGGCTAAGATCTGACAAGCTTAATAATGCTTCCGGGAAGAAGTACACTATACTTATTCCTACAGAGGAAGATCTGTACTATAAAAAAGGGGGTAAACCCAAAGTACATAATCCCGCCTGGGTTGTCGACTGA